From Paracoccus aminovorans, one genomic window encodes:
- the recR gene encoding recombination mediator RecR, which translates to MASSGDEIETLIATMARLPGLGPRSARRIVLHLIRKRAGQMAQLAGLMGHVAENARECLVCGNVTGADICPICEDPARATGEICVVTDVADLWAMERGRAFRGRYHVLGGSLSALDEIGPEDLRIPQLLDRIAEENIAEVILALSATVEGQTTAHYIAEALAPTGVVVTGLAQGVPIGGELDYLDDGTIAAALRARRKL; encoded by the coding sequence ATGGCCTCTTCGGGCGATGAGATCGAGACGCTGATCGCCACCATGGCGCGGCTGCCGGGCCTCGGCCCGCGCTCGGCGCGCCGCATCGTGCTGCACCTGATCCGCAAGCGCGCCGGCCAGATGGCGCAACTGGCCGGGCTGATGGGCCATGTCGCGGAAAATGCCCGCGAATGCCTGGTCTGCGGCAATGTCACCGGCGCCGACATCTGCCCGATCTGCGAGGATCCCGCCCGTGCCACCGGCGAGATCTGCGTCGTCACCGATGTCGCCGACCTCTGGGCGATGGAGCGCGGCCGCGCCTTTCGCGGCCGCTATCACGTCCTGGGCGGTAGCCTGTCGGCGCTGGACGAGATCGGCCCCGAGGACCTGCGCATCCCGCAGCTTCTGGACCGCATCGCCGAGGAAAACATCGCCGAGGTCATCCTCGCCCTTTCGGCCACGGTCGAGGGCCAGACCACGGCGCATTACATCGCCGAGGCGTTGGCCCCCACCGGCGTCGTCGTCACCGGCCTGGCCCAGGGCGTGCCCATCGGCGGCGAGCTCGACTATCTCGACGACGGCACCATCGCCGCCGCGCTGCGCGCCCGCCGCAAGCTGTGA
- a CDS encoding Hsp20 family protein, whose translation MRNFDLTPLYRASVGFDRMADVMDRALSADIATYPPYNIEKTGENAYRISIAVAGFSADELTVEVRDGAVIVSGKKAAEEDGRTYLHRGIATRAFERRFTLADHVRVHGASHEDGMLNIDLLREIPEALKPRKIEIAKPAKAVEKLDA comes from the coding sequence ATGCGCAACTTTGATCTGACCCCGCTTTATCGTGCCTCGGTCGGCTTCGACCGCATGGCGGATGTCATGGACCGTGCCCTGTCGGCCGATATTGCGACCTATCCCCCCTACAATATCGAGAAGACCGGCGAGAACGCCTATCGCATCTCGATCGCCGTGGCCGGGTTCTCGGCCGACGAGTTGACCGTCGAGGTTCGGGACGGCGCCGTCATCGTCTCGGGCAAGAAAGCCGCCGAGGAAGATGGCCGGACCTACCTGCATCGCGGCATCGCCACCCGCGCCTTCGAACGTCGCTTCACCCTGGCCGATCATGTCCGCGTCCATGGCGCCAGCCATGAGGACGGCATGCTGAACATCGACCTGCTGCGCGAGATCCCCGAGGCGCTGAAGCCTCGCAAGATCGAGATCGCGAAGCCGGCGAAAGCGGTGGAAAAGCTGGACGCCTGA
- a CDS encoding YdcH family protein, whose translation MAAPHAIHEEFPNDAARIHELKVSDAHFARLLDEYDQVNDKVFGAESRHTPMSAEAETALRKQRAALKDEIARMLTGARA comes from the coding sequence ATGGCCGCACCGCATGCCATTCACGAGGAATTTCCGAACGATGCCGCGCGCATCCACGAGCTGAAGGTCTCGGACGCGCATTTCGCCCGCCTGCTCGATGAATATGACCAAGTGAACGACAAGGTCTTCGGCGCCGAAAGCCGCCACACGCCGATGTCGGCCGAGGCCGAGACCGCGTTGCGCAAGCAGCGCGCCGCGCTGAAGGACGAGATCGCGCGCATGCTGACCGGCGCGCGCGCCTGA
- a CDS encoding DUF599 domain-containing protein: MHIDTSLPGAFTTADLCAVAWLFLAWLGIGWVTEHPPKGRPSVSVLMNEYRREWMRHFVARDPRIFDGNILTTLREGTAFFASACLIAVGGGLALIGKTDQLAGVARQFDLGHVPALKWEIKIVVVLFFVANALLRFVWSHRLFGYCAIMMASVPNSAGDPRALPAALQAAEINITAARSFNSGLRCVYFALGALGWLAGPLGLFLATSYVLFISWRREFASNSRRVILHGAPGVARVPPGEPQRQHPGD; the protein is encoded by the coding sequence ATGCATATCGACACCTCTCTTCCCGGCGCCTTCACCACGGCCGACCTCTGCGCCGTAGCCTGGCTTTTCCTGGCCTGGCTGGGCATAGGCTGGGTCACCGAGCATCCGCCGAAGGGCCGGCCGTCGGTCTCGGTGCTGATGAACGAATACCGCCGGGAATGGATGCGGCATTTCGTCGCCCGCGATCCGCGCATCTTCGACGGCAATATCCTGACCACCCTGCGCGAGGGCACGGCCTTTTTCGCCTCGGCCTGCCTGATCGCGGTGGGCGGCGGGCTGGCGCTGATCGGCAAGACCGACCAGCTGGCCGGCGTGGCGCGGCAGTTCGATCTGGGTCATGTCCCGGCGCTGAAATGGGAAATCAAGATCGTCGTGGTGCTGTTCTTCGTCGCCAATGCGCTGCTGCGCTTCGTCTGGTCGCACCGGCTGTTCGGCTATTGCGCGATCATGATGGCCTCGGTGCCGAACAGTGCAGGCGATCCGCGCGCCCTGCCCGCGGCCCTGCAGGCGGCCGAGATCAACATCACCGCGGCGCGCAGCTTCAACTCGGGGCTGCGCTGCGTCTATTTCGCGCTGGGGGCGCTCGGTTGGCTGGCCGGGCCGCTGGGGCTGTTTCTGGCGACCAGCTACGTGCTGTTCATCTCGTGGCGGCGCGAGTTCGCGTCAAACTCGCGCCGGGTGATCCTGCACGGTGCCCCCGGTGTTGCGCGCGTGCCACCAGGCGAGCCCCAGCGCCAGCATCCCGGCGATTGA
- a CDS encoding MFS transporter: MPPQPNLKLAILALGLGAFAIGTSEFAAMGLLPWYANDLGITEPQAGHVVSAYALGVVVGAPITSILGARLPRRRYLAALIAAYGVMNLLAAVLPGYGTLVVTRFLAGLPHGGFLGVAMLFAADALPREQRAKGVTQVLLGLTVANIAGVPLAGVLGQGFGWRWGFALPGVLALLAGWLILRLAPRVGAAKDARPLDELKALGNPAVMLILLVGAIGFGGLFAVYSYLSAAMLATTQPPGWAVPAMLSAFGIGGTLGSILAARLTIRFGTWGAALRLMVFMALTQGFAAYAVGSWGLMLASSFLLGLGSGMVVPLQTRLMDVAGRAQSMAAAMNHAAFNAANALGPWLAGLALTAGWGWRSSGLVAVALSIAGMLALGLAWWHARNTGGTVQDHPARV; the protein is encoded by the coding sequence ATGCCGCCGCAGCCGAACCTGAAACTCGCCATTCTCGCGCTCGGGCTCGGAGCCTTCGCCATCGGCACCTCGGAATTCGCCGCCATGGGGCTGCTGCCCTGGTATGCGAACGACCTGGGGATCACCGAGCCGCAGGCGGGCCATGTCGTCAGCGCCTATGCGCTGGGGGTGGTCGTGGGGGCGCCGATCACCTCGATCCTGGGCGCGCGGCTGCCGCGCCGGCGCTATCTGGCGGCGCTGATCGCCGCCTATGGGGTGATGAACCTGCTGGCGGCGGTGCTGCCGGGCTATGGCACGCTGGTGGTGACGCGCTTTCTGGCCGGGCTGCCGCATGGCGGCTTCCTGGGCGTGGCCATGCTGTTCGCCGCCGATGCCCTGCCGCGCGAGCAGCGTGCCAAGGGGGTGACGCAGGTGCTGCTGGGCCTGACCGTCGCCAATATCGCCGGGGTGCCGCTGGCCGGGGTGCTGGGGCAGGGCTTCGGCTGGCGCTGGGGCTTTGCGCTGCCCGGCGTGCTGGCCTTGCTGGCGGGCTGGCTGATCCTGCGGCTGGCGCCGCGGGTCGGTGCCGCCAAGGATGCGCGGCCGCTGGACGAGCTGAAGGCCCTGGGCAATCCGGCGGTGATGCTGATCCTGCTGGTGGGCGCCATCGGCTTCGGCGGGCTTTTCGCCGTCTATTCCTATCTTTCGGCCGCGATGCTGGCGACGACGCAGCCTCCGGGCTGGGCGGTGCCGGCGATGCTGTCCGCCTTCGGCATCGGCGGCACGCTGGGCAGCATCCTGGCGGCGCGACTGACCATCCGCTTCGGCACCTGGGGCGCGGCCCTGCGGCTGATGGTCTTCATGGCGCTGACCCAGGGCTTTGCCGCCTATGCGGTGGGCAGCTGGGGGCTGATGCTGGCCTCGTCCTTCCTGCTGGGCCTGGGCTCGGGCATGGTGGTGCCGCTGCAGACCCGGCTGATGGACGTGGCCGGACGCGCGCAAAGCATGGCCGCCGCGATGAACCACGCCGCCTTCAACGCCGCCAATGCGCTGGGGCCCTGGCTGGCGGGGCTGGCGCTGACGGCGGGCTGGGGCTGGCGCTCCTCGGGACTGGTGGCGGTGGCGCTGTCAATCGCCGGGATGCTGGCGCTGGGGCTCGCCTGGTGGCACGCGCGCAACACCGGGGGCACCGTGCAGGATCACCCGGCGCGAGTTTGA
- a CDS encoding YbaB/EbfC family nucleoid-associated protein has protein sequence MFKGLGDMGDLSKMMEAAQQMQTKMAEMQEELTRLTVTGESGAGLVKATATAKGELTALDIDPSIFKAEDKEVVEDLILAAIKDAQRRAQDRAAEEMARLTHELGLPADMKMPF, from the coding sequence ATGTTCAAAGGCTTGGGAGACATGGGCGACCTGTCGAAGATGATGGAAGCCGCCCAGCAGATGCAGACCAAGATGGCCGAGATGCAGGAGGAGCTGACCCGCCTGACCGTCACCGGCGAATCCGGGGCCGGCCTGGTCAAGGCCACGGCGACGGCCAAGGGCGAGCTGACCGCGCTCGACATCGACCCCTCGATCTTCAAGGCCGAGGACAAGGAGGTGGTCGAGGACCTGATCTTGGCCGCGATCAAGGACGCGCAGCGCCGCGCCCAGGACCGCGCGGCCGAGGAAATGGCCCGGCTGACCCACGAGTTGGGCCTGCCCGCCGACATGAAGATGCCGTTCTGA
- the infA gene encoding translation initiation factor IF-1: MAKEEMLEFPGVVKELLPNATFRVELENGHEIIAHMAGKMRKNRIRVLAGDKVQVEMNTYDLTKGRINYRFK, from the coding sequence ATGGCCAAGGAAGAAATGCTCGAATTTCCCGGCGTCGTGAAGGAACTCCTGCCGAATGCGACATTCCGGGTCGAGCTAGAGAACGGCCATGAGATCATCGCGCATATGGCAGGAAAGATGCGAAAGAACCGCATCAGGGTCCTTGCCGGCGACAAGGTGCAGGTGGAAATGAACACCTACGACCTGACCAAGGGGCGGATCAATTACCGCTTCAAATAA
- a CDS encoding ribonuclease E/G, whose amino-acid sequence MKGRQIVLGQIFGRDAAALMQDGRLEDLILDAAGATPLSPGAICRARVDRLVKGQGGVFLRLPDGARGYLRDRAGLREGQSLIVQVSGSAEEGKAIPVSSRLNFRGRSAIVTPGAPGVNVSRRIRDTALRDDLTQLGETALAGQGDPPGIVFRSVAAVTDGEEIAAELGELLDLARAVCTDREGGPELLLDAPEPAALAWQDWSDPPPDGIEEGPDAFETTGAAEAVRQLLHPRLDLGGGAWAEIEALRALVAIDVNTGSDHSPAAGLKANIALARDLPRQLRLRGLGGQIVVDFAPCPKRDRGTLDQVLRAAFRAESAETVLIGWTAMGLYEISRKRDRLPLSRLAREEPTP is encoded by the coding sequence ATGAAGGGCCGCCAGATCGTGCTGGGCCAGATTTTCGGCCGCGACGCCGCCGCGTTGATGCAGGACGGCCGGCTGGAGGACCTGATTCTCGACGCCGCGGGTGCGACGCCGCTGTCGCCCGGCGCGATCTGCCGCGCCCGCGTCGACCGCCTGGTCAAGGGCCAGGGCGGCGTCTTTCTGCGCCTGCCCGACGGCGCGCGCGGCTATCTGCGCGATCGCGCCGGCCTGCGCGAGGGCCAGTCGCTGATCGTCCAGGTCAGCGGCAGCGCCGAAGAGGGCAAGGCGATCCCGGTCTCTTCGCGGCTGAATTTCCGGGGCCGCAGTGCCATCGTCACGCCGGGCGCCCCGGGGGTGAACGTTTCGCGCCGCATCCGCGACACCGCGTTGCGCGACGACCTGACCCAGCTGGGCGAAACCGCCCTGGCCGGCCAGGGCGATCCCCCCGGCATCGTTTTTCGCAGCGTGGCCGCCGTGACCGACGGCGAAGAGATCGCCGCCGAGTTGGGCGAGTTGCTCGACCTCGCCCGGGCGGTCTGCACGGATCGCGAGGGCGGACCGGAACTGCTGCTCGATGCGCCCGAGCCCGCCGCGCTGGCCTGGCAGGACTGGTCCGATCCGCCCCCCGACGGCATCGAGGAAGGCCCGGACGCCTTCGAGACGACCGGCGCCGCCGAGGCCGTGCGCCAGCTGCTGCACCCGCGTCTGGACCTGGGCGGCGGTGCCTGGGCCGAGATCGAGGCCCTGCGGGCGCTGGTCGCGATCGACGTGAACACCGGCAGCGACCATTCCCCGGCCGCCGGGCTCAAGGCCAACATCGCCTTGGCGCGCGACCTGCCCCGGCAGTTGCGGCTGCGCGGGCTGGGCGGACAGATCGTGGTCGATTTCGCCCCCTGCCCCAAGCGCGACCGCGGCACGCTGGATCAGGTGTTGCGCGCCGCCTTTCGTGCGGAATCGGCCGAGACGGTGTTGATCGGCTGGACCGCGATGGGGCTTTACGAGATCAGCCGCAAGCGGGACCG
- a CDS encoding Maf family protein, whose product MPATPASASESQPSAPELILGSASPRRLELLAQIGIVPARILPAEIDEAPRRQEDPRDYVRRIAREKAEVLARQADGPILCADTAVVAGRRILGKPADAAEARQFLQLLSGRRHRVLTAVALLHDGRLRERLVATTLRFRPLTAAQIDAYLDSGEWRGKAGGYAIQGRAGAFAIWLQGSYSAVVGLPLAETAALLAAIGIREQTP is encoded by the coding sequence ATGCCGGCAACGCCCGCCTCTGCCTCGGAGTCGCAGCCCTCTGCACCCGAGCTGATCCTCGGGTCGGCCAGCCCGCGCCGGCTGGAGCTTCTGGCCCAGATCGGCATCGTCCCCGCCCGCATCCTGCCGGCCGAGATCGACGAGGCCCCGCGGCGGCAGGAAGACCCGCGCGACTATGTCCGCCGCATCGCCCGCGAAAAGGCCGAGGTCCTGGCCAGACAGGCCGATGGCCCGATTCTCTGCGCGGATACTGCCGTGGTCGCCGGCCGCCGCATCCTCGGCAAGCCGGCCGACGCGGCCGAGGCGCGGCAGTTCCTGCAGCTTCTCTCGGGCCGCCGGCACCGGGTGCTGACCGCGGTCGCGCTGCTGCATGACGGCCGGCTGCGCGAACGGCTGGTCGCGACCACCCTCCGTTTCCGCCCGCTGACGGCCGCCCAGATCGACGCCTATCTCGATTCGGGCGAATGGCGGGGCAAGGCCGGCGGCTATGCGATCCAGGGCCGCGCGGGCGCCTTCGCGATCTGGCTGCAGGGCTCGTACAGCGCCGTCGTCGGCCTGCCCCTGGCCGAAACCGCCGCCCTGCTCGCCGCCATCGGTATCCGGGAGCAGACGCCATGA